Below is a genomic region from Ancylomarina subtilis.
GAGCCTCAACATCACCGTAGGATTTCGATAGATTTGTTATGCTTATCTTGGATTTCATATGCTACTTGAATCTGATTTCGCCCGGCATGCCAATTTTTAATCGCCCGTCATTTTTTACTTTCACCTTAAGTGCATAAACCAATTTCACGCGTTCTTCTTTGGTTTGAATGATTTTGGGTGTGAATTCTGATTGTGAAGAAATCCATGTTATTTTTCCTGTAAGGGTCTGGTTTTCTTCTTTGTCTTTATCAATCAACACTTTAACTTTCTGACCAATTTTAACATCAGAAAGCTGATCGCCGCTGATATAAGCCCTTAGTTCAAGTGTGCTCAAATCGGCTAGTTTGAAGAGTGGCATTCCCATATTCACCATTTCGAATTCTTCGTGATATTTCTCTAAAACCGTAGCAGCTTTGGGTACATAAATGATGCTTTTTCGGATCAAATCGTTTAGAGCCTCTATTTTGTGATCTACTTTTTCCAGTTCGCCCAATACCTTGGCATTTTCAGTTTTAACTGCCTGTATTTGTTTTTGAGTAACCTGAATTTTTCCATTGATATCGTCGACCTCTTTGCTGGTTGCTGCCCCCTCTTCAAACATCCTCTCAATTCTCAGTTTATCCTTTTTAAGGATGGTGATTTGTTCCTGATAAACAGCGATGCGCGAGAGTATATTCTTAATGCCTGAAGCGATGGATTGCTTTTGCGCTTTAAGCTGTTCTCTTTGTAGAAATAGTTGAGTGGTATCGATGAGTCCGACTTGTTGGGGTTGTTTGAAAACATCACCTTCATCCAGATTAAGAGCGAGTATTTTCCCACTGTTTTCTGCTGAGATCATGTACTCGGTCGCTTCAAAATTTCCGTATGCATCTGATTCCGTTCCATTCTGATTACAGGCTGATGCTAAAAATGCTAGAGTGATGCTTATTCCGATAATTATATTTGGTTTCATATGATTGTAATTTGAAGTATGTTTAAATGCCTTTGATTCTTTGGTATTCAGACAACGATTGTTGTAACTGAATCAGATGATAAGCCTTGTTTAGTTTTGCTTGAATTTCTTTGTTTAATTCATCCAGATAATCACTGGAAGTAATGATGCCATTGTCCAACTGTGAGGCTGAGCTTGCACTGATGGCTTTTTTTAAGTCAATGATGGCGTCATCTTTCTCGAGTAAGATTTTAATCTTTTTTAATTTGATCCTTTCATTTCCCAATTCGATTAGCTGATTCTGTGTAAAGCTTAGTTCCTGAGTGCTTACAATATCCTTGCGGATTGTGATTTCTTTTTGTTTGCGACGGTTCGATTTCCAATCGAAAATATGCCAGGATATTTTTGCACCCAACATATAATAGGTATCAAACTGATCTGTCAACTGGTTGTAGCCGGGGTTTCCGTACCCCAATTGACCAAATCCGGAGATGACGGGGTAGCGGTCTTTTTTTACGAGTTCTTTCTGAGCTTCGAGTAATGATTTTTGACTTGAATACATCTGATATTCCGGTCTTACTGTATTCCTTGTGTTTAAATTATTTATTGATTCGATACTAAGACTGCTGTCCTGAAGTTGTGTATTGACATCAATTTTTCGTCCCATTAATTCGGATAGAACATGAAAAGAAGTTGCCTCATATGCATGCAATTCCTGAATCTGTTGATCGATTAGCAATAGTTCAGATTCCATTACTTTTAGGTTGGCAGGGAGAAGAACTCCATTTTCAACAGCGGATCTAATCTGTTTTATTCGATTTGAAATGGTTTTGTGCTTGTCGAGAAGTACCAGCTTGTTTTTACGAACCAGTTGTATGCCAAAGAATGCGTCATTGACTCTTTTGCGCAATTGATAGAGTTGAATTTCCAGATTTTGAATTTCGACTTCTGAAGCCTTTTTCTCCAATTCAATTCTATCTTTGGTTTTTCCACCGTCATAAATCAGCTGCTCAATATCAATATTAAGAGCATATTGATCTTTAGGCGCCTGAGGTGTAATCATTCCCGGGAAAGAAATACCTGTGACATCGGACTGATAAGAGAGTTTCCCATTTGCATACAGCCTGGGTAGATAGGATGTTTTGAGATTTTCAATATTCAGTTGTGAAGATTGGGTTAAAAGATCTTTTCCTTTTACTAAAGGAAAGTTTTCCTGCACTTCTTTCTGGCATTGCTCCAAACTAAGAACCTCTTCCTGAGTCCATCCAATTTGAAAATGAAAGATGAGGGCCAGAAGAAGTGTGTATTTGCTATTTTTCAAAAGTGAGTTCATTTGGCTTGTTTAAATTTTTATCGATTGAATAATAAAGTCGGCAACACCGTCAGCTCTTGATTTAAGAATCTGATCCATATCATCATTTTTGTATAAAAATTGTTCTGCTATGGGGCGGCTTGCAAAGGGGAATATAGAGAGACTGATAATATTTAAGATTAATTCTCTTGGGTCAATGGGCCTTATTTTGCCCGTTTTTATAGCAGCTTGAATTTGTGCCACAGTTTTTTGTTTTCCCTCTGTAACCCCCTCAAAATTAATCAGATTTATTATTCGACTAGGGTCTGTATTAATCTCATTGATTATAAAGTTGGGGATAAAAGGGTATTGGCTCATCACTTCGTTGTAGAGCTTACAAATGTTTCTGATTTTCTGAAACAATTCAGAATCATCTGCCAAAAATGCAGCTAAGGGACGAATCAGTTTTTTAAAGGCTTCTTCAAAAACTTGTTTGAACAGCTTTTCTTTGCTTCGATAGTAATAATGTAAGAGTGCTTTATTAATACCGGCACGATCGGCTATTTCCTGCATTCTGGCTCCGGATAAGCCTTTTTGTGCAAAAATAGTTCTAGCTGCATCAAGAATATTTTCCTGAGTCTCAATTATTTTCTTTTCCATGATTTCTGTAGTTTTTAACCAGATGGTTAATTAGATTTTAAAAAATAACCGTTCGGTTTAACTGTTTGGTTAATGCAAATGTAGAGTATAAATTCACAATCGCAAATTAAAAGTGATATTTTTTAACCAACTGGTTAAATTTGATGGTTAAAATCTTAAACGTTTAGATAAAGAAATTTCATTTAAAATTAGTAGAAAGATATAACAGGAATTGGTGTGTGAGATTCTCTGTTGCTTTATGGCTTCAAAAGTGATAACTTGTAAGAACCAGAAGATTAACAGAAAAATAAATGTAAACAGATAAAAGGAGGATTAAAGAATGACAACAAATCCAGCTAAACTGGCCAACCCGGATGATTTGGTTTTCTATGTGAAATATCACATCAAGCCTGATTGTGTTGAAGAATTTCAGAAACGTTGGTTTGCGCTTGTAGATCATATGCGTCGTGAACCATCATTTGTGAGTGCTTTTGTACATCAGGACACAGCTGATCCTACAAAGTTTAGTATGTACGAACGCTGGACAGAGTCATCGAAAGAGGATTTTATGACCTACCAAATGGCAGCAAAGGCTTATCGTGAAGCGTATGAGAAAAGATTGCCGGAGATGAGTTCGACTCCAAGATTAATCCATATTCTGCGTCCGCTGGCTTCCTGGGCAAATCCAAAGTTTGAACCCGTAGAAAATGATTTGATATTCTATGTGAACTTTCAAATTAAGCCTCATAGGCAAGCTGAATGGAAGGAAGCTGCTTTGATTGTGTTGAATGAGATGGCTGAGGAGGGGGCTTTTGTTTGTGCTTTTCTACATCAGGATGCTGAAGATTCATCCCGATTTACTGTTTATGACCGTTGGAATAAACCTGGGCGGACAAACTTTGCTGATGAGCACCGAAAGCTTTTGGAGTCCATTTTGCCTGATGCCGTTTTAAGTTTTCGAACATTTCGTATTCTTAAGCCCTTAGGGAATTGGGTAGGTGTTTAAGTCCATATTAAGATGGACTATACAGCATTCTACAGTCTGAAATATTAGATTATTTGTAGAATGCTATATGTTGCTTTAGACAGATCGATTTGTTTTAATTTTATAAGCGATAGAAGTTGATAGTCCTCCTAATAAAGCAGGTGTCAACCAACCCATTTCGTACGAGGTCATGGGAAAGGTTAATAGCCAATTTCGGGTCTCAGAAAGAGTATCAAATGATTGGCAGACAAACATCAGAATACTAAAAGCAAGAGTACTACCCACAACACCAGAATAAACTCCTTTGTAAGTGATGTATTTATCGAATAGATTGAGAATGATTAATACCAATATGGCCGGGTAGATCATATTCAAAATCGGACCTGAGAAGTAAACGATCTGTTCAACACCTAAATTGGCAAGAACAAAACTGACTAAAGTGATCGTAACGACATTAAATCGATAGCTCAGCTTATTGTCTGTTAATTCACTAAAATATTCTGCAACCGTAGTTGTTAAACCAACGGTTGTCGTAAAACAGGCAAATATGACTGTTACGGCAACCATCCAAACTCCATATTGACCAAACATTCGGTCAACCAGAGCCATAAAGGTTTCAGTTCTGTTCAATCCTTCGGGTATGCTGCTAGCACCATTAGCTCCTAAATAGATTAAGCCACCATATACAAAACCAATAATACTAAAAGCGACTAGGCCTGATTTGATGGTTATTTTTATTTGTGATGAGGTATCGGTATAGCCTTTCTCCTTTAAACTTAAAAGGATAATGCCTGCAAAGATAACAGCAGCTAAACCGTCCAGTGTTTGATATCCTTCAAGAAAAGCATAAGTATATACGTTTGATAATCGAGCTGTTGCCATTGTATCTGATGGCATTAGCATGTTTTTTACTATAATTGATACCAAGGCAATAAGTAAAATAGGGGTCAGGTAAACAGCTATTTTGTCAATAATACCTTTGGGATTGATCACAAAGAGTAGGGAAATTCCAAAATAAACCAGAGTGAAGAGGTATTGTGGGATATTTGGAAAGATAGGCAATATTCCCATTTCATAGCTGACTGCTCCTGTTCTTGGTAAAGCCAACAGGGGGCCAATAATCAGCATGATAATGATGCCCATGATGATACTAAATTTTGGTCCGACCTTAGACGCAAAGGAATCGAATGTGCCCCCCGATTTTGCTATGGCAATAATTGCCAGTATCGATAAACTCACATCGGTAGTGAAGAAGCCCATGATGGCTTGTAGCCATGAATCTCCACTCACAACTCCCAATTGAGGTGGAAATATCAAATTTCCTGCTCCAAAAAACATCGCAAACAGTGCTACGCCAATCACCACAATATCCTTAAACTTTTTCATTAGATCTTATTTTTTTATAGAGCGCGAATGTATTAATTGATTGGTGAAATAAAACTAACAATTGTCATTAATTTGAGGTTTGTGTGGGAAATAAACGCTTATAAATGGGAATGAATGCATTCAACTGATGTTTGTAACATATGCTTCTTTTGTCGATGAAGTGCCACCTGACTTTTAGTGCAAAAAATCACTTCAGTATATTCACAAAAAAAACTCACCAGATCTAGGTGAGTTTCTCGTATTTTGTATTGGAATAATCTTATTTGTGAACTTAGGACTCAAGACGGTAAATCTCCATGATGTCCTTTAATATTCTATTGAAATTTATTTTCATATCGATAATATGTCCTGTGTGGATATCGAAAACCCAACCATGAATAGTGATTTGACCATGGCGAAGAGCTTGTTGCACTTCGGCTGTTTTAATCAGATTTACGCATTGTTCCTGAACATTTAATTCAACCAAGCGGTTGTACTTTTGTTCTTCATCATCAATAGCATTCAGCTCATCCTTGTGCAAACGATAAACGTCGCGAATGTTCCTTAACCAGGGATTTAAAATCCCCATGTCTTTAGCCTGCATAGCGGCTTTTACACCACCACAATTGTAATGTCCACAGATCACCACATGTTTTACTTTAAGATAGCTAATGGCATAATTAATGACTGACATCGCACTTAAATCGGTATTGGATACCATATTGGCAATATTTCGATGGACAAACATATCTCCGGGTTCAATACCCATTAAATCTCCGGTTGTAACACGGCTATCAGAACAGCCGATATATAAAATTTCCGGGGTTTGTTCGCCAGCTAGTTTTTTGAAATATTCAGAGTCTTTACTGAGCTTTTCAGCAATCCATTCCCGGTTATTATTAAAAATGTGCTTGATGTCCACCTTATAGAATTTTGGTTAATCAATTTAATTTCAGAATGTTTATTTGCGTCATTACTAAATTTTAAATGCCGACAAATTTGTGGTTTTCATTCTTGTGAGACTAAATATAGTAAAGTTCTTTTATTGTTAAGGTGAGTTAATCAGATAAAAAGATGAAAACCTCCGTTTATGTATTTATAATCAATAGAATCGTAAAAGAGGGAAGGAGGAGTATAAAACAAAAACCGCCTTGCATATGCAAAACGGTTTTGTTTGAATTTCATAATTCATTTAATCTTCATCGTCGAGGATGTTTTTCACGCGTCCCACTTCACCCGTTTCAAGTTGAACCTTGATGCCGTGAGGATGATGGGGTGATTTAGTAAGGATGCGTTTCACAACACCTTCAGTTAAGTCGCCACTGCGCTGATCCTGTTTTTGAACAATCTCAACATATAAGCCTATTTTGATGTCTTTTCTGTTTTTACCATCAGGGTGGAAATCTGCCATAATTCAGTTTTTTGTTTGGACCGGCAAGATAGCTTTTCTATTCTTTTTATTCTTCACCGAGTTCTGAAAGTTTCAAAACGGTTTTCCAATTTCGTGTTGTAGCCTGGCAAGCGAGTTTTTTTTCAAAGAGGGTATTTGTTAACTTTGAGTCACTGTATTTTCCTTCACAACAGATAAAGATATCTTGTCCGATATTGACAAATTTATCAGCTCCAAAACCTATCGTGTTTAGTTTTTTTATTTGCTCTTCTTCAGGATTTTTGTCTAGTAGAGTTAAATGTAGCCGATCTATGCTGATGTCACTATTTTTAAAAAAAGGATTTTTTTCAATGGTTTGCTTCCATTCATTGAGATTTCTGACCATTACGGGTACTTCAAATTGATAGTGATCAAATATTGCCTTTTGTATTGTTGCAGCTAGTTGTGAGTTCTCTTTTTTATCATTGCTATCAAAAATAATATTTCCACTTTGGATATACGTGATACAGTTTGAATAACCCAGGTTTGAGAAGAGTGTTTTCAAATCAGCCATAAGCACTTTGCGCTTGCCGCCCACATTTATACCTCTCAAAAGAGCAATGAATTTTGTCATGATATTTTATTCAGAATTAAAAAAACAGGATTGGTGTTTCTCAAATTTATCAAATCTGAGTTATAAACAAAACAGAATATGTGTGTAAATAGGATGGCTTTGTTAACAAGTTTGTATTTGAGTTGGATTTAGAACAAAAAAAAAGGAAGCCGAAGCTCCCTTTCTTATATTTTAATAGGTTGAATCCCGATTAATGAGAAGCCCCTTTTGTTTTTAGTTTGTCACCAGTGTCTTTTGCAACGGCTTTTTTCCATTTTTCGCTATAACCTGGTTGTGTCATTTTAGGATTTTGCTTGTTACCATCCTTGGTTTTGATGTTACCATCCATAAACTTAGCAAACAGATAACCATAGAAGTCTCTCCACTCATTTGTAAGGTTATCACCTTGGTTACATGAGAAGTCTGTTAAGAATTCGATAGCGGTAGCTTTGTCTGCTTTAAACATACCTTCAGCAGCCATATCGATAATCTTTGTGAAGTTTTGGTATTTAGCTTCAAGAGCGATTTGTTTTTCTCTGATTTCAGGATGAATCTCTGAGTAACGTGTGTAAGCCAAGTTAGATACCTGGTTGAATACCCAGAATGCAGATTTGTTGGTGAAATCCATCATCTTACCATTACCAACAGCAAAGGTTTCAGGAACACGAGTTGCACCGCAATACATAGGGAAATAAACTGTAGAAGCAGCATCATCTACACCAAACCAGTTGATTCCACCTACAGCATCAGGTAACCAGTTACGAGATTGAGCAATGAAAGAGAAACCTGTTTGTTGAGTTGCAGTTGCACGCTCGTTGCAATAGGTTACGCCGTCAACTTTCCATGTTAATGGTCTCCAACGGTAAGGATTTCCGAAAGGACCAGCTCCCATATCTTTAGACATGTCTAATTCTGTTCCTTCAAGGTGGTCTCTCATGGCATCCATCACTTCCGACAATTCCACTTTATGGTCAGGTTTAACCCAAAGAGGCATGCGATTGTTTGCATAACCTTTTTTGTCAAATTTGATATTTCCTTTTGCGTAATCGAAATACTTGGCCATACCATCGTTTACACGGTTGAAGAAAGTCCAAACACGCATTTCGCAGTAACGAGCACCACCAAAATCAACGGGTGCATATGAATCTGAGAAACTAAAGTCTTTGTTTTTACCATCTTTAGGATAAAGACCTTTTTCTTTGGCGAAAGAGATCATATCCTTAGCATAAACATTAACGATTTCAGGATTGAAAATCTTATCCATTTTATCAGAAGAAATGGATGTTTTTCCTTCAAGAGGGAATTGAGTGATACGTGCGTGATTAGCGTGTCCACTAACGTAACCGTCAGGAATCATACGAGCAGCCCAAACAGCACCTTTTTCGCCGTTGCCTTTACCAATCATCTCCAGAATCCAAACCTCATCTTTATCAGAAATAGAGAATGATTCACCTGAGCTGTAGTAGCCGTATGTTTCGACCAATTCGGTCATTACTTTAATTGCTTCACGAGCTGATTTAGCACGTTGAAGAGTTAAATATATCAAACTACCATAATCAATGATAGCACCTTCCTGAGAACCCAATTGTTCAACGCCACCATAGGTTGTTTCGCCAATAGCCAACTGAAATTCATTCATATTTCCCACTACTGAGTAAGTATGAGCGACCTGAGGAATTTGACCTAGGTATTTTCCCGTATCCCACTCGTATACATCAACCATTGTACCTGGAGCCCAATCGGCAGCCGGACGGAAGTAAAGCTCACCATAAAGAACATGTGAGTCTGCAGCATAGGAAATCATGTTGGAGCCATCAGCACTGGCACCTCTGGTTACAAGGTAATTGGTACATGCACTGGCAGTTGAAGCTGTAAAAATAGCTAGCAACATGAACAGTGATGCGAAAATCGATAACTTTTTCATTCTAATTGTTTTAGCTGGTCTAAAGACAGTTAATATTTGTTTTTTGTAATAATGTATTTGTTAATGGTCATCCGTATCGATTCTTAAAAATGAGACATCAGGACCGAATGAATTTGTACAAAAATAGCAAAAAATGGGAGACTAGAAAGTGATAAATGCCTTGTTGACATGTGTTGGATAATATGATGTTGCTGACTTGGAGTATGAGGTTTTGGTGAGCTTCTGTGGGAAAAGGGCAAAAAAATAAGTGTATCTCTTATTGTTGAGGGATACACTTACTTAAATATTGGTGTTTTATGCAAACACAGCAGGAATCAGAATCGTTACTTTTTGAAGGCATAGCTTTTGGAGTTTTGGGTTCTATTCTCGGCTATTTGAACATTGTCTCCAGCAACAAAAAGCTTTTTTGATTCAACTAGAAATGTTTCTTCAACTCTTGAGTTTTCACTAACTAAAACCAAACTGTATTCACCATCTTCTAAATGTGACAGATCAAATAGTTTTTGTGAGTTAGATTCAGCTTCAACCACTTGGCTGTAGTAGATGTTACCCGCTTCATCGTATATTTTCAATCTCGCATCCGTTTCTGATGGGTTTAGTATTGACACGATAGAATAATCAGTGTTTAAATACGGGTTGATACGAAGGTGACCGCCTGCGAAAGCTGAACTCAGACTTAAAACAAATAGGGCAACGAGTGCCAATCCTCTCAATTGTAATTTTAAATTTCTCATTTTAATAAAAATTTTGGTTAATAATTAATTGTTTCGATCAAACGCTTTAAGTGGTTTCGTTTGACATTGTAAAGCTATGAACTATTCTTAGAATAGATCCAAATAAAATGGCGTATGAAGGGTGAAAATGCGAGTTTTTTCATTTCAAACGGTTTCGGCAAGCCCCGAAAATGTTTGCGTTCGAGAAGTTTATTAAAGAAAATTATCATTAATAGACTTGTTTTAGGCATTTCTCAATTATGATAACGTTTTCGTAAAATGAAGGGAAGAGGCTAAAACGTCGATTTAGGGAAAATATTAAGAGAAAAGGATATTTGGGATCTTAAAATAAAGGGAAAACCTGCGATGATTTGTGAAAGCATGAATTCTGATTCTGCAAATTAGTCGCAGGTTGTTATTCTAAATGTGGGTGTCATTTAGTCTCTTTTATTGCCGCTAAACCAGTCTTTAAAATCGTTGACTTTCTCGCGCGATACAATAAGGTCTTTATCTGAATTTTGGTTGAGTTTGACTTTTAGTCTTGAGTTGGAATGAATATTGACACCCGATATGGCATTGATGTTGACAATGAAGGAACGACCTATACGGAAAAACTCATTGGGGTTTAAAAGCTCTTGCAATTCTTCCATTTTATAATCAATAATATAGTGTTTACCATCTTTAAGCAGAATAAAAACATCACGCCCTTCACTATAGAAAAGATCGATTTCGTTGGCGGTGAAGGAGCGAAGCTTGTCTCCAACTTTTATCATGAATCGAGTCTTGTAGTTTTTCTGAATTTTAGATAAAACCTGACTTAAATCTTCGAAATTACGAAGTTTTGACTCAGAGGTCAGTGATGCACGCATATTCTCCAGTTTTTTCATACTGGTGAACAAATCGTCAAAGCTTACGGGTTTCAGCAGATAGTCAATGCTATTAAGTTTAAAGGCATTTAGGGCATATTCATTATAAGCCGTTGTAAAAATAATTGGGGTTTGGACTTGTACACGGTTGAAAATTTCAAAGCTTAGGCCATCAATTAAGTGGATGTCAAGAAAAATAAGATCGATTTTATTGTCAGGATTTCCCAACCAGATACTGGATTCAGTTACCGAATCAAATCGCTCGACTATCTCAATGTTAGAGTCGTACTTCTTGATTAAGCGCTCAAGCTTTTCAGCGGCTAAAATTTCGTCTTCAATTATAATGACTTTCATGCTGCATTATGACTTTGTGCTTCTTTAAGCGAGAAGCATTGTTATTGTTTTTGATATTGCTTTCTCTTAATGATTTTCCAATTCAATTTTTGGAATTTTCACCTTGCAGAGAGTATTGCCCTCCACACAACTTGCTTTC
It encodes:
- a CDS encoding TolC family protein, with product MNSLLKNSKYTLLLALIFHFQIGWTQEEVLSLEQCQKEVQENFPLVKGKDLLTQSSQLNIENLKTSYLPRLYANGKLSYQSDVTGISFPGMITPQAPKDQYALNIDIEQLIYDGGKTKDRIELEKKASEVEIQNLEIQLYQLRKRVNDAFFGIQLVRKNKLVLLDKHKTISNRIKQIRSAVENGVLLPANLKVMESELLLIDQQIQELHAYEATSFHVLSELMGRKIDVNTQLQDSSLSIESINNLNTRNTVRPEYQMYSSQKSLLEAQKELVKKDRYPVISGFGQLGYGNPGYNQLTDQFDTYYMLGAKISWHIFDWKSNRRKQKEITIRKDIVSTQELSFTQNQLIELGNERIKLKKIKILLEKDDAIIDLKKAISASSASQLDNGIITSSDYLDELNKEIQAKLNKAYHLIQLQQSLSEYQRIKGI
- a CDS encoding HlyD family secretion protein yields the protein MKPNIIIGISITLAFLASACNQNGTESDAYGNFEATEYMISAENSGKILALNLDEGDVFKQPQQVGLIDTTQLFLQREQLKAQKQSIASGIKNILSRIAVYQEQITILKKDKLRIERMFEEGAATSKEVDDINGKIQVTQKQIQAVKTENAKVLGELEKVDHKIEALNDLIRKSIIYVPKAATVLEKYHEEFEMVNMGMPLFKLADLSTLELRAYISGDQLSDVKIGQKVKVLIDKDKEENQTLTGKITWISSQSEFTPKIIQTKEERVKLVYALKVKVKNDGRLKIGMPGEIRFK
- a CDS encoding DUF1697 domain-containing protein; protein product: MTKFIALLRGINVGGKRKVLMADLKTLFSNLGYSNCITYIQSGNIIFDSNDKKENSQLAATIQKAIFDHYQFEVPVMVRNLNEWKQTIEKNPFFKNSDISIDRLHLTLLDKNPEEEQIKKLNTIGFGADKFVNIGQDIFICCEGKYSDSKLTNTLFEKKLACQATTRNWKTVLKLSELGEE
- a CDS encoding putative quinol monooxygenase, yielding MTTNPAKLANPDDLVFYVKYHIKPDCVEEFQKRWFALVDHMRREPSFVSAFVHQDTADPTKFSMYERWTESSKEDFMTYQMAAKAYREAYEKRLPEMSSTPRLIHILRPLASWANPKFEPVENDLIFYVNFQIKPHRQAEWKEAALIVLNEMAEEGAFVCAFLHQDAEDSSRFTVYDRWNKPGRTNFADEHRKLLESILPDAVLSFRTFRILKPLGNWVGV
- a CDS encoding carbonic anhydrase, yielding MDIKHIFNNNREWIAEKLSKDSEYFKKLAGEQTPEILYIGCSDSRVTTGDLMGIEPGDMFVHRNIANMVSNTDLSAMSVINYAISYLKVKHVVICGHYNCGGVKAAMQAKDMGILNPWLRNIRDVYRLHKDELNAIDDEEQKYNRLVELNVQEQCVNLIKTAEVQQALRHGQITIHGWVFDIHTGHIIDMKINFNRILKDIMEIYRLES
- a CDS encoding TetR/AcrR family transcriptional regulator, with the protein product MEKKIIETQENILDAARTIFAQKGLSGARMQEIADRAGINKALLHYYYRSKEKLFKQVFEEAFKKLIRPLAAFLADDSELFQKIRNICKLYNEVMSQYPFIPNFIINEINTDPSRIINLINFEGVTEGKQKTVAQIQAAIKTGKIRPIDPRELILNIISLSIFPFASRPIAEQFLYKNDDMDQILKSRADGVADFIIQSIKI
- a CDS encoding LytR/AlgR family response regulator transcription factor, with the protein product MKVIIIEDEILAAEKLERLIKKYDSNIEIVERFDSVTESSIWLGNPDNKIDLIFLDIHLIDGLSFEIFNRVQVQTPIIFTTAYNEYALNAFKLNSIDYLLKPVSFDDLFTSMKKLENMRASLTSESKLRNFEDLSQVLSKIQKNYKTRFMIKVGDKLRSFTANEIDLFYSEGRDVFILLKDGKHYIIDYKMEELQELLNPNEFFRIGRSFIVNINAISGVNIHSNSRLKVKLNQNSDKDLIVSREKVNDFKDWFSGNKRD
- a CDS encoding YwbE family protein, producing the protein MADFHPDGKNRKDIKIGLYVEIVQKQDQRSGDLTEGVVKRILTKSPHHPHGIKVQLETGEVGRVKNILDDED
- the brnQ gene encoding branched-chain amino acid transport system II carrier protein, with the translated sequence MKKFKDIVVIGVALFAMFFGAGNLIFPPQLGVVSGDSWLQAIMGFFTTDVSLSILAIIAIAKSGGTFDSFASKVGPKFSIIMGIIIMLIIGPLLALPRTGAVSYEMGILPIFPNIPQYLFTLVYFGISLLFVINPKGIIDKIAVYLTPILLIALVSIIVKNMLMPSDTMATARLSNVYTYAFLEGYQTLDGLAAVIFAGIILLSLKEKGYTDTSSQIKITIKSGLVAFSIIGFVYGGLIYLGANGASSIPEGLNRTETFMALVDRMFGQYGVWMVAVTVIFACFTTTVGLTTTVAEYFSELTDNKLSYRFNVVTITLVSFVLANLGVEQIVYFSGPILNMIYPAILVLIILNLFDKYITYKGVYSGVVGSTLAFSILMFVCQSFDTLSETRNWLLTFPMTSYEMGWLTPALLGGLSTSIAYKIKTNRSV
- a CDS encoding dipeptidase, coding for MKKLSIFASLFMLLAIFTASTASACTNYLVTRGASADGSNMISYAADSHVLYGELYFRPAADWAPGTMVDVYEWDTGKYLGQIPQVAHTYSVVGNMNEFQLAIGETTYGGVEQLGSQEGAIIDYGSLIYLTLQRAKSAREAIKVMTELVETYGYYSSGESFSISDKDEVWILEMIGKGNGEKGAVWAARMIPDGYVSGHANHARITQFPLEGKTSISSDKMDKIFNPEIVNVYAKDMISFAKEKGLYPKDGKNKDFSFSDSYAPVDFGGARYCEMRVWTFFNRVNDGMAKYFDYAKGNIKFDKKGYANNRMPLWVKPDHKVELSEVMDAMRDHLEGTELDMSKDMGAGPFGNPYRWRPLTWKVDGVTYCNERATATQQTGFSFIAQSRNWLPDAVGGINWFGVDDAASTVYFPMYCGATRVPETFAVGNGKMMDFTNKSAFWVFNQVSNLAYTRYSEIHPEIREKQIALEAKYQNFTKIIDMAAEGMFKADKATAIEFLTDFSCNQGDNLTNEWRDFYGYLFAKFMDGNIKTKDGNKQNPKMTQPGYSEKWKKAVAKDTGDKLKTKGASH